The Aptenodytes patagonicus chromosome 22, bAptPat1.pri.cur, whole genome shotgun sequence genome contains the following window.
cgcaccgGGCACCctgcccttccttcccctgccctcccttcccctgccctccgtCTTCTCCCCGCGGTGAGTGTCTGCCCGGTGCGGGCtgccccgggggcgggcggctgTGCCCGGCGTGGTTTGCCGGGGGATGGGAGCTGATAACCGGGGGACGGGTAATAACCGGGGCGGTGCACGGCCAGCCCCAGGGCCGGGTGGCTGCgggtcccgggggggggtggggtgttagGGCTGGTCTGTTCCCGGAGGAGGGGGCCgcggtggggtggggggaccACTGCCAGCAGCACTTGGGGGTTTTCCCTCTCAGCCCCCCcgggggggcagtgggggggaGTGTTGAGCTGGTTATGGGGGAGCTGCGAGCAAAGTGGGTTTAGGGGGCTCAGAGGAGCTCCCGGTCCTCTGACCTGGCTGTGATCCTCGGTAATGCTTCTGCATCCTCGGGTGATGAGGATAACCATGGACCCCCCTGTGCGCAGGTAAGGGCAGCCCCCAAAACTGCAGCCGGTGAGGGAGGACCCCGGGGTTTGCTCCAGAGCGTGGCTGGCCAGGTCCTGGATGTACCAATACTCCCTGCACCCTTCTCGGTGTGACCCATGTCAAGCTCTCCCTGATTTTCTCGTAGGCGGCTGTgaagcctgcccccccccccccccccccccccagcagcgatggagcccccctgcctgccctggctgcgGAGCTTCGACAAGCCGTCCCGCCTCCTGCTCCACGCGCTCACCTCTGGCTCCTCCGGCGTGCTGGCCGCCCTCCGAATGCTGCAGCGGGTCCAGGCCCACGAGGGACCGGGGCAGGCGTTTCCCTGGCAGGCCTTCACCACAGCCCTGTGCGCCGAGGAGCCTACGCTGGAGGGGCCGGAGGGGGCCCTGGCTGTGTGAGTCGTCCACGTTTCCAAAACTCGGTGTTTTGTGGGATATTTGGCACGTTGGGTGCCCAATTCAGCACTGTGCATCTCCTCCCCCCCGGTGCAACAGGCCATATGTGAAGTCAGGATTGTAGCAGGGACCTACCGGTCTTCCAGCTTGTCTGCAAAAGCTGGCGAAGGCATTTGCTGCCTCCTCTCGCTTCCTAATGCCCCTGCTCTGCGGGGCAGGTTGGCAATAAGGACTCGGGGCTTTGCTCTGACGTGTCatctctcccttttctccccttttccagcAAACCGCgtctgctgctgctccccgtCATATGCCAGAGAaacctcttctccctgctcctcgTGATGCAAGCTGTGATGCCAGGGGGCTGCCTTGGCCGGCTGCTCCAGGCCATGGAGCAGGATTCCCACGTGGATCCCTGGGTGCGGACACTGGGGGATCTGCTCCGGCAGGGAGCGAGGGGAGAAGAGCGCTCCCCACCTCCTGTTCCCTTGTCTTCTGCATGCCAGCAGCAGCTTAGGTGTCTGTGCCGGAAAATTGCCCAGAACAAACCAGAGGGGCGAAGAAAGCTGAACTGGTGCTTCAGTGAGCAGCCCGGTGCCGCTGGGGACGTGGCTGACTCTGTGCTTCAAGGTGGGAAGCGCAAGAAAGTGTCGGAGGAGAGCCTGGAGTTGGatgaggagagagaggggaagaggttgctgctggaggaggtggcatTTGACCTCCCAGGAACCCAGGAGGGTGGGGATGCAGCAGGGGTGGAAGAGGAGGTGCCTGGGGAGACTTCAGGGGACAGATCTGCTCAGAACCTGGCCGGAGCTGCTCCAGAAAGCTCCCAGCAGGATGCGGCTGGGGAGCCCAGGAAGAtttcccaggcagagctggcagcggAGGTCCAGTCCTTTCTCCAGGTACCGGGCAGGGATTGCTTTCCCCTTCCAGCCAGTGAGTCTTTGCAGTCTGATTTCTGTTCCTTCACCTCATTTTCCACAGGTGCATGGTCCGAGgctgaaaatgctgctgcagaaggaggccAACGTAAGTGGTtgcttctgtctctctcctgGAGCTGATGGTCTGAACGGGCCCATGCCAGGGCCTCTggaagggatgggaaaggaggTGGGTTTCACAGGGACGACTGGAGGGGGATAAAAAGCCCCATTGCCACCTCCTCTGGGCTCGGGTGCTAATACCTGCCTCCACCTCGCAGGGATCTGCTGTATGATGGGCAGCCTGTGGGGTCAGTGCTGGCCGAAgcggggggcagcagggaagagaaaagcctTGGAGCCATATTTTGTGGGTTGGTTTATTTGGTGTATTACTCAAGGGCTGTGTTTCCCTCCAGCACTCGGAGCTGAGCATCCCGCCTGAGCTGCACATCCTGAACAACTGCTCTCCCGGTCAGGTGAGCCTCAGCATCCTTGTTGCAACCACCGGTGGCACAGAGGGCCTGCTGCTGTCCCTAATGTCCCTGTCCCTTCTGCCGTCCCCAGCTCGAGGGGCtgtgctccttcctccagctctccacatgcccggagcacctcctggtgtgtttctgcagctggctgctggcGCTCACCCCCGACCTCAGCTACACAAGCGCAGCCATCCTGGCAGAGCAGCTCTTTCTCAGGCGAGTAAGTGCAGGGGCAGAGGTTTCCTGCACCCCGTTTCCCTCACCGCCATCCCCATCTCCTGCATTTTCTGTCCGTAGGTCCTGTCCCTCACCCAGCCGCCGTCCCGCCACCTCATGGCTGCCCTCGCTTCATTTTGCTCCAAGTATTCCCAGCCCTTCTGTCGAGTCCTGGTGGCTGCGGTCCTGCAGGAGCCAGGGGAAGGTGCGATGGGCTCGCAGGAGGCACAGCTTGTTctgggagcagctgagggagctggagaggGGCCTTGGGCTGCATCCACCAGGAAGGGAAGCCCCAACTGCAGAGTGCTGTCTGCTGGGAGGCATTTATCACCCAAAATGTGTGTTAGGAACCATGGAGGGATGATGCTGGTTTTATCTGGGCACGTGAACACTTGGGAGTTAGGATGGGAGATGGGTTTACAGATGCCTGAGATGGAGAGGGAGGCCAAGCTGGTTTCCAGCCTCAGACCTCCCAAAGAACAGCTGCCATCCCTCCATGGACTTGAGGATTCCTGACAACTCCTAATGCTGGGGCCAAAACTGCCCCAGGGTGGCACGAGAAGAGGGTCCTGCATGAATCCCTGCCACAGTAGCATCCCCTTTTCCTAGGGACTGGTGCTAATTAAAACTTTGCTGCAGATGGGCAAAGGAAGCTGGATTATCCTGACCAGTAGAAGGGGGCACTACATGGCTTCTGGGTGTCCTGACTGGCACGTACCCCTGTGTGAAGGGGTGCCAAAAGAAGGGTCAGGCACGTCCCTAGGGATTTGGCAGCCTCTGGAGGCTCTTCCCCCTTctgctttgcccttgcaggtgcTGAGCAGACCAAGCTGGTGTGCGAGCTTGTGGAGGAGTGCCTGGAGCCAGACTGTGTGAGACTGGTGCTAAGGTAAGAGATTACAGGGGCAACAGCTCTGCTTTCACCCTCGCGCCTGCCTCGATGGGTCTGGCTGGCTCCGGCCGCTCAGGAGCACCAGCGAGGCCATGTGAGCATCACATCTCCTCTTCACCATCCTTTGCAGCCAGGTCCTGGAGGTGCCTTTGTCAGAGAAGCTCCTGCCGGTGgcacaggctgtgctggggcGGCAGGTGAGGGGACCCTCTTTGTTCCCCCCAGGTTTCCTTGCCAGCTCCAGCAGCGCTGGAGCAAggaccagctctcctccccactTGTCTCTCTCTTCCAGGAGGTGCTGCCCCCCGAGCTCTTCGATCTCCTGGTCCTGACTCTGTGCCGGCAGGCCCCAGCCTTCACCACGTCGCTGAATTATGCCAAGCTGGTGACGGCCGTGCTCACCATGTACCAAAGCCAGGTGAGTAAGACCAGGCTTGggtcctgcagagcagctggtgaGCTGTCAGCCAGGGCTACAGCTGACCCAGGACCTGGTCCAGGGGTCTCGGGTGGGCTGTGCAGTGCAGCTCTCTGAGCACCTTCCTTCTCTCCGTCTCCAGGTCACCCCAGCCCACCGGAGCCGTCTGGCTGCCGCTCTGGATCAGAGCAATGCAGCTCTGAAGAAATCGCTGCAGGCCGTGCTGGAAGGAGCCAGGTGAGATGGATGCTGTGCCCTCCAGGCTGGGGTCTCTCCTGTGGGGGACAGCAGCCTTCAGGCTCCTGGTCTGCCCTGGGAGGTGGGAAACCACCGAGTGCCTGCAGAAGCCATGCCGGAGTATGGTTGGCAGCGTGTTTCCCTTTTCTTGATtactctcctctttctctctccttctcccaggTGAACACCAAAGAGAACCGCAAGGCGATGGCTTCCTTGGGCAGAGGATGTGTGTTAGGTGGTGGTAGCTGCAGCCCAGTCCCTCGCTGGGGTTCACCACCAGTGTGATGGAGATCCAGCGAGCGTGGGCTGTGGCACACAGAGTGCCCATGCCTCTGCCCAGGGCCTTGCAGCCATGTTTTGCGCTCAGCCGGCCTGGTTTGAGGGGAGCTATCGCTGGGTGACACCATCCCAGCCCCACACGCGCCCTGAGGCTTGAAGATGAGGGTTTTCTTGGTTAAACAATGAATGTTTCCAGTCAGCTCTGTGTCTGGTCTGTCTCTGGGCTGCCTCAGAGCCCGCTGCTACGGGTGCTTCGCCACACTCAAGATGGCAACTCCCGCCTTCCTGCCCCTGCCACACTCAAGATGgtgcctccctccccgcctctCCCAAGATggcggcagaggaggagctgtggaGGGGCCGGGCTGGAGGATGCCTCAGGGCAGCGGCTGTCTTCTCCCAACCTCTGGCGGTGGGGGCACCGCAAAGCCCTGGATTGCCCCACATCGGCACCGGGCCCATGGGCGTGACGGGTGGCCGGGCTGCGCATCGCCTGGAGGGGTGGGTAATTGCCTAAAGGTGACTGTTTTGTAGATGGTTTGGGCCCAGAAGGTGgctttttttaatcaggaaaacaaacaatccattatttttgcattatcaATGGAGTAATGTTGGCACACAAGTACTTGAAGAGTGTCTGAAGGTGGGCTGCAGCCATCCTGGGCCCAAGGCTGGCTGCCATTTCCCCTTGGAGAGGCAATGTTGCCCATTTTCCCTGTATGTTCTCTTATAAAAAAGGGTTTTCCATCGAGCAGGTCCCTGTGTTACCCGACTGGGCAGCAAGAagctgcagaagaagcagaagccCTTTTCTGCTTTCAGGTCCCCTTTGGCTTGATGAGTATGCTGGATTATGTGATGTCTCCTACCCTGTGCCAGCATCTCTGATAACTCTGTAAATCTGAAGAGCTTGATTGAGCATCCATGTGTCTCATCAATCTGGTTTGCAGGTGTCCCTACTTGTTTTAATCAACATAGATCCACTTCTTGTTAAAAAAGGGGGTGACATGGCTGCAATATTTCCTGTGTACACCCTTCTTCTTGTTTCTCACAGCTGAGAAGTACGATGCCTTGCCGGCGTCAGCCCTCGATGAAGCAGGTTGCTCCTTTATGGCTCCAGGTCTGCACAAAGCTGGCAAACCTCCCTCTCCTCGCTCACAGTGGCAGCCTGGTACCCAAGGCAAAGAGTCATCTTCTCCAAAACCTCCGTATTTCAAGTGTTTTTCTAGCATTGTGATGGCCCAGAGCAAGCAATACTGCATGGTGGAGTTCACAGGTCCTTCGTTCTTAATGCCCTTAACACACCACTGAATCAAGACATAAACTGATTTGAGGCTGTTTGAAGATGATAATTCTGGACTAGGCTTAATTGGCCATCATGTTTTTATCGTGGCTCAAAGGAGCCAAGGCACAAGTGGCACGTTTTGTGCATGTCAGCCTTTCTCTCCAACAGCTAAGCTGATTTTTCAGGTGATGCAGCCATGATCTGCTGGGTTGTTTATCTGGTCTGCTGGGATTTACAAATCTCAGGATGTAGAAGAGTGGGGTTTAGATGAAGAACTGGTAAACttgaattttctgctttaaatctgccttttttttccctgttttgctgGGGCCTGCAAAGCAGCCCTGCTCTGTGTCACATTCCTGGTTTGCCACATGGTGATGATGGCACTTCCCATTGCAAGGCATTTAGTGATACACTAATAAAAAGTGCTTCTATAGCGTGACTGTTTGCAAATATCTATCCTGTATCCTTGAAGACACCCACTGGAAACCTCATCTGGGCACTTTCTGGTTGGAGGACTGGAAAGATAAGGATGGGAGAGAGTGGATGGACTCTGAGGGAGGTAGTGCTAGAGCTTTAATGGAGGTTTTGAAGCACTGCATACTTCAGgaactatttaaaaattcataaacaTTTACATCTACAAAGGGAGAAGTGGGACTAAAACATGTAGGTGTGACATGTTACTGCTTCAAGTTTGCTCATTAATGTTTAGATCCAGCCAGAGGAATGAAACTGAAGCATTAAGTGATGCTCTTAATGCTAAGAGCACAGATTTCTTTATAGCAAGAATCTCAAGCTATTTTAGGTGACAGTGGACTGATGAGGCTTCAAAGTCTACGTTAGCTGGAGGAAAGAAACCTCCAGAGAGCCAAATTGTTGATGTATTTGCATACCAGTAAGTTAGTGTCTGAGTGTATTGAAGCTATTGTAGGGCTGCCCAAAATATGACATAAATAGAAACTGTGCCCTGACCATCAAGGTCTGAGCCTGCTGTTCTGGCTTTATTAGGTAGCAGGCTGCGGTCTTTGCAGTTTCCCTGCAAAGCTTCTACCAAGTGACCTCGGTGTCATTGTCCCCAGTGCTCCATCTGGCTGTCGGTCACGTGAAGATGACCGAGGACAAACTCATCTCCAAAATTCACCTGGTCAGCTTCCTGATGTCCTTGCTGAAGAAGAACTGGAAGAACATGCATGCTGTGTATATCTAGAGCGCCGTGGGGAAGCCCCGGCATCTCTATGGACTGGGCAGCAATAAATGGTTTGAAATCTCCTGGCCGTGGTGTGCGTCTCCTCCCTGATGGATGTTTGATTTTGTAACTGCTTACTGGTTTCTTTAGGCAATGGTCTCATTTTGACAGGCTGTTCTTGGCTGCTACGTGCCGCATGCAGCTTGCACTTCCAACTCATCTGGAGATACTGAGAGCTGCGTTTTGGGCCAGCCTACGTGGTTTTTGCAAGAAACAGTAGTCAAGCAGGGATCGGCTTTGCAAACTGCAAGGGGGTTTCCTGTTCTGCTGGGAAGCATTATGCTGGTTTGTGGAAAGAGACTTCTTAGCCCTGTTTTTGCTCTTGGCTGCAGCTTATCATGTACCGTGGATTCCTCTGGGGTGTACGTGCAAGATAACAGTCATGTTAGGAGAATTGGAAGCAAACCCTGGAGACACTAGACATGCTGGTGGAAGACTGCTTGTTTATGTCTGGTTGGTAGCATCCGCACGGAAAACTTAACTTTTGATTCCTCTTGACCCTCTCAAGAACTTTAAAATCCAGCCTGAACAGTGCAAAGAGGTGGACGCGGCATAAAACATCAGTCAGGTTTTATAGTTCAGCAGAACCTTATCCAGGAGCGGAGGGAGAGCCAGGGCTGGGTTTGTCCTTGTCCTGATTTATTAGCAGTGTTGGTTGAAGGGAAAGGTCTGAAGCTTTGTCTTAGATGATTCCTAGGCTGTGTGTAGAAGGCAGCGTATAATTTACAGCCAATTTACTTGGCATATTTGACTGTAGTTCTTTAtctgcttcctcttctgtttgtAGAGATTTACCTCCTTCATGGTACGGAGGGAAATTCCCTTTTTGGCCTaatagttttttggggtttttttttaaggaaattaatatTATGCAATTGCATGGGTTATCTGTCCactctgctgcctcc
Protein-coding sequences here:
- the FANCE gene encoding Fanconi anemia group E protein → MEPPCLPWLRSFDKPSRLLLHALTSGSSGVLAALRMLQRVQAHEGPGQAFPWQAFTTALCAEEPTLEGPEGALAVKPRLLLLPVICQRNLFSLLLVMQAVMPGGCLGRLLQAMEQDSHVDPWVRTLGDLLRQGARGEERSPPPVPLSSACQQQLRCLCRKIAQNKPEGRRKLNWCFSEQPGAAGDVADSVLQGGKRKKVSEESLELDEEREGKRLLLEEVAFDLPGTQEGGDAAGVEEEVPGETSGDRSAQNLAGAAPESSQQDAAGEPRKISQAELAAEVQSFLQVHGPRLKMLLQKEANHSELSIPPELHILNNCSPGQLEGLCSFLQLSTCPEHLLVCFCSWLLALTPDLSYTSAAILAEQLFLRRVLSLTQPPSRHLMAALASFCSKYSQPFCRVLVAAVLQEPGEGAEQTKLVCELVEECLEPDCVRLVLSQVLEVPLSEKLLPVAQAVLGRQEVLPPELFDLLVLTLCRQAPAFTTSLNYAKLVTAVLTMYQSQVTPAHRSRLAAALDQSNAALKKSLQAVLEGAR